A genomic stretch from Aedes albopictus strain Foshan chromosome 2, AalbF5, whole genome shotgun sequence includes:
- the LOC134287919 gene encoding uncharacterized protein LOC134287919 → MQDVSEFNISFVKLVEAQPCLYDTTTDDYYRGHVQDQAWGTIARTIGPTVTVKECKARWRNLRGRFTKHLRSYTSSDPVENHKRPYYLAEHLEFLLPFTKTKKLGEDDDTPFEDHISRFLEIDSSIPDRPVEGEEPEANDIELKYPTRAPSEADRNDRLGHDRYESYHMHDAERKHSSNKRVASYDPDFVTMQDKHRRLNSSGMCQRKHADQEESSRPRPSQDLVDYRDSDVLFLMSLLPDLKRMSDVQKRNYKIGILSLGGEILNQHSAQPDAIERLVRRNSSYMSPDSGIPRSQRKRAQTSENEESTENSTSN, encoded by the exons ATGCAAGACGTATCCGAATTCAACATAAGCTTTGTGAAGCTTGTCGAGGCACAGCCCTGCCTTTATGATACAACCACCGATGATTACTATCGCGGACATGTCCAAGACCAAGCTTGGGGTACAATCGCGCGGACTATTGGCCCAACTG TGACTGTGAAAGAATGCAAAGCCAGGTGGAGGAACTTGCGAGGAAGGTTCACTAAGCATTTGAGAAGCTATACGTCGTCAGATCCCGTCGAAAACCATAAGCGTCCCTATTACTTGGCAGAACATTTGGAATTTTTGCTTCCTTTCACAAAAACTAAAAAGTTGGGAGAAGACGACGACACACCATTTGAAGATCACATTTCACGATTCTTGGAAATCGATTCCTCAATTCCGGACAGACCCGTAGAAGGAGAGGAACCAGAAGCAAATGACATTGAATTGAAATATCCAACTAGAGCTCCTAGCGAAGCGGATCGCAATGATCGATTGGGTCATGACCGATACGAGTCATATCATATGCACGATGCAGAACGCAAACATAGTTCAAATAAACGGGTAGCGTCTTACGATCCAGATTTCGTAACAATGCAAGACAAGCACCGACGATTGAATAGCTCTGGAATGTGTCAACGAAAACACGCTGACCAAGAGGAAAGCAGTAGACCTCGCCCATCGCAAGACCTCGTCGACTACAGGGATAGTGATGTTCTTTTTCTAATGAGTTTACTGCCAGACCTGAAGCGGATGTCCGACGTGCAGAAAAGAAACTACAAAATCGGAATACTCAGCCTGGGTGGCGAAATTCTCAATCAACATTCGGCACAACCCGATGCCATTGAGAGGCTGGTAAGACGAAATTCTTCCTACATGTCCCCGGATTCAGGAATACCCCGATCGCAGCGGAAAAGAGCCCAAACATCAGAGAATGAGGAATCCACAGAAAATTCTACGTCTAATTAG
- the LOC134287918 gene encoding exosome RNA helicase MTR4 gives MADVDDLFNLFDADNDDEDDAGNVPIVVEETDDGKSESHRKDSPALAKEEPSGTKRELEDVENDDDEDLESSKRAKVESLLDDINLDNIESRIKVHTIQSPEACTHEVAVYPDHKYMPLVPPSGKPAKEYPFVLDPFQKEAILCIENQQSVLVSAHTSAGKTVVAEYAIAKSLAAKQRVIYTTPIKALSNQKYREFHEEFKDVGLVTGDVTINPSASCLIMTTEILRNMLYRGSEIMREVGWVIFDEIHYMRDKERGVVWEETLILLPDNVHYVFLSATIPNARQFAEWVCHIHKQPCHVVYTDYRPTPLQHYLFPVGGDGIHLVVDEKGQFKDDNFNTAMAVLQNAGDAAKGDQKGKKGGLKATNSGETNIFKIVKMIMERNFAPVIIFSFSKKDCEIYAMQMSKLDFNSTTEKKLVDEVFNNAMDVLSEEDRQLPQVENVLPLLRRGIGIHHGGLLPILKETIEILFGEGLIKALFATETFAMGLNMPARTVLFTGPRKFDGKDFRWVTSGEYIQMSGRAGRRGLDDKGIVILMIDEAVSPAVGKEIVQGKPDPINSAFHLTYNMVLNLLRVEEINPEYMLERSFFQFQNQSSIPEIYKKVQQKQKELEGVHIKDEQSIVSYHHIRDQLDTLGKQFRDYITRPTYLVPFLQPGRMIKIQSDAGEFEWGIIVNFKKETVDAKANPLKAETKVIIDVLLHVDDGFEKEGVPKPCPANKRGSVEVVPVLHTLVHRVSSLRVYYPNDLRPADNRRSVLKTINEVKKRFPDGPPLLNPINDMHIKEKDFQTIVDMIDKFEKRLFSHPLHESPDLDKLYTKYMEKLELERQLKQEKNAFREAKSLLHMDELKHRKRVLRRLGYCTTADVIEFKGRVACELSCADELLLTEMIFNGTFTNLTTAQACALLSCFVCDEKSAEVPAATEELSGPLRQMQDLARRIAKVSNECKVELDEERYVESFKPFLMDVVLAWCKGSSFLQLCKMTDIFEGSIIRCMRRLEELLRQMVQASKTIGNTDLENKFSEAIRLLKRDIVFAASLYL, from the exons ATGGCCGATGTCGATGATCTGTTCAACTTGTTCGACGCCGACAACGACGATGAGGACGACGCAGGCAATGTGCCCATCGTGGTGGAGGAAACCGACGACGGCAAATCCGAGTCGCACCGGAAGGATTCTCCGGCGCTGGCTAAGGA AGAGCCATCTGGAACAAAGCGGGAATTAGAAGATGtcgaaaatgatgatgatgaggacttGGAGTCCAGTAAGCGAGCAAAAGTGGAATCGCTTTTGGATGACATCAA cTTGGATAACATCGAGTCCCGGATCAAGGTGCACACCATCCAGTCACCGGAAGCTTGTACACATGAAGTAGCCGTGTACCCTGACCATAAGTACATGCCACTGGTTCCCCCTAGCGGCAAGCCGGCCAAGGAGTACCCCTTCGTGCTAGATCCCTTCCAAAAGGAGGCAATCCTGTGCATTGAGAATCAGCAATCGGTTCTGGTATCGGCTCATACATCGGCCGGAAAAACGGTCGTGGCGGAGTACGCAATTGCCAAATCGCTCGCCGCCAAGCAACGTGTCATCTATACAACTCCCATCAAGGCCCTGTCCAATCAGAAGTATCGagagtttcacgaggagttcaaAGATGTTGGATTGGTCACCGGAGACGTAACCATCAATCCGTCCGCGTCCTGTTTGATCATGACCACGGAAATTTTGAGGAACATGCTCTACCGGGGCTCAGAAATTATGCGTGAAGTTGGATGGGTCATTTTCGATGAAATCCATTACATGAGAGACAAGGAGCGCGGAGTGGTCTGGGAGGAAACGCTTATCCTCTTGCCGGATAACGTGCATTACGTGTTCCTTTCGGCCACCATTCCCAACGCTCGGCAATTCGCTGAATGGGTTTGCCACATTCATAAGCAGCCGTGTCATGTGGTGTACACGGATTATCGTCCGACGCCACTGCAGCACTATTTGTTTCCGGTCGGAGGCGACGGAATCCACCTGGTTGTAGATGAAAAGGGCCAATTCAAGGACGACAATTTCAATACAGCGATGGCTGTGCTGCAAAACGCCGGAGATGCTGCCAAAGGGGACCAGAAGGGCAAGAAAGGAGGTTTGAAGGCAACCAATTCGGGCGAGACGAACATTTTCAAAATCGTAAAAATGATCATGGAGAGGAACTTTGCTCCGGTTATTATTTTCTCCTTCAGTAAGAAGGACTGCGAGATTTATGCGATGCAGATGTCCAAGTTGGATTTTAATTCGACGACGGAGAAAAAGCTGGTAGACGAAGTTTTCAACAATGCCATGGATGTGCTGAGCGAGGAAGATCGACAGTTGCCTCAG GTGGAAAACGTGCTTCCCTTGCTGCGCCGAGGAATCGGAATCCATCACGGTGGCCTGCTGCcgatcctgaaggaaaccatcgaAATTCTGTTCGGCGAAGGATTGATCAAAGCGTTGTTCGCTACGGAGACGTTCGCCATGGGCCTGAACATGCCGGCCCGTACGGTTCTGTTCACCGGTCCTCGGAAATTTGACGGTAAGGACTTCCGTTGGGTGACATCCGGTGAGTACATTCAAATGTCCGGTCGTGCCGGTCGGCGTGGTTTGGACGACAAAGGTATCGTAATTCTGATGATTGACGAGGCGGTTTCGCCGGCGGTGGGGAAAGAGATTGTGCAGGGCAAACCGGATCCCATCAATTCGGCGTTCCATTTGACTTATAACATGGTGTTGAATCTGCTGAGAGTGGAGGAAATCAATCCGGAGTACATGTTGGAACGATCATTTTTCCAGTTCCAAAATCAGTCATCTATTCCGGAAATTTACAAAAAGGTGCAGCAAAAGCAGAAAGAACTTGAGGGCGTTCACATCAAAGATGAACAATCGATCGTATCCTACCACCACATTAGAGATCAACTGGACACTCTGGGAAAACAATTCAGGGACTACATAACGAGGCCCACCTATTTGGTTCCTTTCCTGCAGCCAGGTCGAATGATTAAAATTCAGTCGGATGCCGGAGAATTTGAGTGGGGTATTATCGTAAACTTCAAAAAAGAAACCGTTGACGCTAAGGCTAATCCTTTGAAAGCCGAAACAAAAGTCATCATCGACGTCCTTCTACATGTCGACGATGGTTTCGAGAAGGAGGGTGTCCCCAAACCATGTCCCGCAAACAAACGCGGTTCTGTCGAGGTCGTACCGGTCCTTCATACCCTCGTACATCGGGTAAGCTCGCTCCGAGTCTACTATCCCAATGACCTGCGACCAGCGGACAATCGCCGATCTGTGCTGAAGACCATCAACGAAGTCAAGAAACGGTTTCCCGATGGACCGCCACTGCTCAACCCGATCAACGACATGCACATCAAAGAGAAAGACTTCCAAACCATCGTGGACATGATTGACAAGTTCGAGAAGCGTCTGTTCTCCCATCCACTTCACGAATCTCCAGATCTTGACAAGCTCTACACAAAGTACATGGAAAAGCTAGAACTGGAACGTCAATTGAAGCAGGAGAAGAATGCCTTCCGGGAAGCGAAGAGCCTGCTCCACATGGATGAACTGAAACACCGAAAACGGGTGCTCCGTCGACTGGGCTACTGTACGACCGCAGATGTCATCGAGTTTAAGGGACGTGTCGCCTGTGAGCTGAGTTGTGCCGATGAACTTCTACTCACCGAAATGATCTTCAACGGAACCTTCACCAATTTGACGACCGCTCAGGCGTGTGCCCTCCTTTCATGCTTCGTGTGCGACGAAAAGAGTGCGGAAGTTCCGGCCGCCACAGAAGAGCTTTCCGGACCGCTCCGGCAGATGCAGGACCTCGCCCGGCGGATAGCCAAGGTATCGAACGAGTGCAAGGTGGAGCTGGACGAAGAACGGTACGTGGAATCGTTCAAACCTTTCCTGATGGACGTAGTGCTGGCGTGGTGCAAGGGGTCCTCCTTTCTGCAGCTGTGTAAAATGACGGACATTTTCGAGGGGTCCATTATCCGGTGTATGCGGCGTCTGGAGGAACTGTTGCGGCAAATGGTTCAAGCGTCGAAAACGATCGGTAATACTGATTTGGAGAACAAATTCTCCGAAGCGATTCGGCTTCTCAAGAGGGACATTGTATTTGCTGCTTCACTGTATTTGTAA
- the LOC134286365 gene encoding uncharacterized protein LOC134286365 has protein sequence MGRFCEVISCLSNTVRNLDKSFYKFPVNDIERHVCVREYIEIFAHFLATSFYRCRLWVKFCRSPDLHRLLRESGYNALQRKIICSDHFSSESLRDPTRRDRGLKVGAIPSLLVNGTTEIDCQCQDRSAQNLVPEGTPHYCNVEYLDLDRCDDGEDQLSLVHPDIGLSMSHIQSMNFPDTMNSPRDVDADDIVLWESLATGTFTNSCETNNITGLGELFDGQTIRMDGSNKLLLEHPHSEENWNTAADGISESVDVHQKTASKEATIVSLKTLLKIEREKKLKHKEEVKELKEKLRASQRKCDRRLMMIKSLRKKIASLDKNLKHVRKKTRP, from the exons ATGGGTCGATTTTGTGAAGTTATTTCTTGTTTAAGCAATACTGTGCGAAACTTAGATAAATCCTTTTATAAGTTTCCAGTTAACGACATTGAAAGGCATGTATGCGTTCGTGAATATATAGAAATATTTGCTCATTTTCTTGCTACTTCATTTTACAGATGCAGGTTGTGGGTGAAATTTTGCCGTTCGCCGGATCTCCACAGATTACTTCGGGAATCTGGATATAATGCTCTTCAGAGAAAAATCATCTGCTCGGATCATTTTTCTTCCGAATCCTTACGTGATCCAACACGGCGAGATAGAGG CCTCAAAGTTGGGGCGATTCCATCTTTACTCGTAAATGGCACAACGGAAATCGACTGCCAGTGCCAAGATCGCTCAGCCCAAAATTTGGTGCCAGAAGGAACTCCGCATTACTGTAATGTTGAATACCTGGATCTGGACCGCTGTGATGATGGAGAGGATCAACTGTCGCTCGTGCATCCAGATATTGGGCTATCGATGTCGCATATTCAATCGATGAACTTCCCTGACACCATGAACAGCCCGAGAGATGTAGACGCAGATGACATAGTGCTGTGGGAATCCCTAGCGACGGGTACATTTACAAATTCATGCGAAACCAACAATATCACTGGTCTCGGAGAACTATTCGATGGACAGACCATTCGAATGGACGGAAGCAACAAACTATTGCTGGAGCATCCACATTCCGAGGAAAACTGGAACACTGCAGCAGATGGCATTTCCGAGTCTGTCGACGTGCATCAAAAAACGGCCTCAAAAGAAGCAACAATTGTTTCATTGAAAACCTTGTTAAAAATAGAAAGAGAGAAGAAACTGAAACATAAAGAAGAAGTGAAGGAATTGAAAGAAAAACTTCGCGCCAGTCAAAGAAAATGCGATAGGCGGCTCATGATGATAAAATCTCTGCGGAAAAAGATTGCGAGCCTGGACAAAAATCTCAAACATGTCCGAAAAAAAACCCGAC CCTGA